In Candidatus Polarisedimenticolaceae bacterium, the genomic stretch AGACCCACCTCGCCGCGGTCGAGCAGGCCAAGCCCGACTTCAACGGCCTGCAGTTCCAGCTCGGTTTCCTCTCGTACAACCGCGCCGAGCAGGCCTCGCAGTCCGGGCAGGGCGAGGAAGCGAAGTCCCTGTATCTCAAGGCCGCGGAGCGGTTCGCGAAGGAGCTCGAACGCAACGCCGGGCAGCTCGCGTCCATCTCCAGCCGCGCCGTCGCGCTGGGGAAAGCCGGCGCGCTCGACGAGGCCGTGCCGGCGCACGAGGCCTGGATCGCCGCGGAGCCCCAGTCGAACAACCCGGTGGTCTCGCTCGGCGCGATCTACGCCCGTGGGGGGAAGGTGGCGGAGGCGACGGCGACCCTCGAGCGCCTTCCGGACAAGAGTCCCAGGGCCCGCCGCGAGGCGGCGCTCACCTTCGGCGCCCTGCTGTACGAGAACGAGGCGGTCGACGCGATCGCCCCCGAGCCGCTCTTCAAGATCGCGCTGGAGGATCCACCCGCGGCGGACGATCTCGCGAAACGGGCGCAGGGCTTCCTCGTCGGAGTGCATGCCAAGACCTATCAGCTCGATCAGACCGCGATCGAGCTCGAACGGTTCATCGCCATGGCGCCCGAGGCCAAGGCACTCGAGGACGCCGGGGAGCTCGTCCGCGAAAAGTTCACCAGCGCCGCGGACGGGACCGCCCCTCGCGTCGTGCGCGTCGCGCCCTCGCGTTACCCCAAGGAGGCGCGGGCGAACAACATCAAGACCGACGTCTTCGTGCTCGTGAGGGTCGGCGCCGACGGCAAGCCGCTTCCCGGGGACGAAACCAAGATCGTCATCCCCAACCGCATCTGGAGCGAGATCCGTTCGCTGGGCTTCGAGCGCGAGGCGAAGGACGTGGCGATGCGGTCGCGTTACGAGGCCGGACTCGGCGCGGACGGCAAACCCGCCGAGCGCTGGGCGATGATCAAGGTGCCGTTCGAGCCCTGAGGACCGGGGACCCTCACGCCGTTGCCTCAGCCCCGACCGGCCTCGACGAGGCTCCGCGCGAGCGACTCGATCTCCCGCTCGTCCGCCCCGGCCCCGACCCGGTCCACGAGGGCGCTCCCCACGACGAACGCGTCGGCCGCGCCGCGAAGGGCCGTCACGTGCTCCGGACGGGAGACTCCGAACCCCACGGCGATCGGGAGCGACGTGTGCGCGCGGACGCGGCCGACGAGGGCGCGGACCCCCTCGGCAAGGTCCGTGCGCGCCCCGGTCACCCCGGCCCTGGACACGAGATAAACGAACCCGCTCGCGGCCGAACAGACCGAGGCGAGGCGCGCGTGGGTGGACGTCGGCGCCGCCAGGAACACCGTCGCGAGGCCGCGCGCCCTGCAGGGCTCCCGCAGCGGTGCGGCCTCCTCGGGGGGGAGGTCCGTCACGAGCACACCGTCCGCCCCGGCGGCGGCCGCGTCGGCGACGAACCTCTCGACGCCGTAACGAAGGAACGGATTCGCGTACCCGAACAGGACGATCGGCACGGCCGCCGCCGCGCGGATGGCCGGGAGCGCGCGCAACACCGCGGCGAGGTCGGTCCCGGAGGCGAGCGCGCGCTCGGTGGCGCGCTGGATGGTCGGGCCGTCCGCCAGCGGGTCGCTGAACGGAACTCCCAGCTCGAGCACGTCCGCCCCCGCGCGAGCGAGCGCGCCCGCGTAACGCGCCGTCCGCCCCAGGTCGGGATCTCCGGCGACGAGGAAGGGGACGAACCCGAGCCTCCCCGACCCGGTGGCCGCGCGCAGCGCCGCCTCGATCCGTTCCGCGCCGCTCACGGCGTCGTCTCCCGCGCGGCCAGCGCGGGAACGTCCTTGTCCCCCCGTCCCGAGAGGTTCACGACGACCGCCCCGCCCCGCCCGATCGCCCGCGCCACGCCGCGCGCGCCCGCGATCGCGTGCGCGGTCTCGAGGGCGCACAGGATCCCCTCGAGCCGGGCGAGCTCCGAGAACGCCTCGAGCGCCTCGTCGTCCGACACGCGCGAGTAGGAGGCGCGACGCGATTCGCGAAGCCAGGCGTGCTCCGGCCCGACGGCCGCGTAGTCGAGCCCCGCCGACACGGAATGCGTCGGGAGGATGTTCCCGGCGGCGTCCTGGAGGATCCACGTGAAGGTCCCCTGGAGCACGCCGGGGCTGCCGCCGTCGAAACGCGCGGCGTGCGCGCCCTCGCCCGCACCGCGTCCCCCGGCCTCGACTCCGTGCATCGCGACCGAGGCATCGTCGAGGAAGGCGTGGAAGAGGCCGATGGCGTTCGACCCGCCGCCCACGCACGCGACGAGCGCGTCGGGGAGCCGCCCTTCCGCCACGAGGATCTGCGCGCGCGCCTCGCGACCGATGACCGACTGGAAGTCGCGCACCATCGTCGGGTAGGGGTGCGGTCCGAGCGCAGAGCCCAGCACGTAGGCCGAGGTCTCGACGTTCGTGACCCAGTCCCGCATCGCCTCGTTGATCGCGTCCTTGAGGGTTC encodes the following:
- a CDS encoding CDC27 family protein, translated to MSLGRALLCVCVAVVPVVAAAQDAPPAAPTAPLDEARAAFRAADYAKAAEAAERALQADAASVVAHYIAGASLVRLSRYDDAETHLAAVEQAKPDFNGLQFQLGFLSYNRAEQASQSGQGEEAKSLYLKAAERFAKELERNAGQLASISSRAVALGKAGALDEAVPAHEAWIAAEPQSNNPVVSLGAIYARGGKVAEATATLERLPDKSPRARREAALTFGALLYENEAVDAIAPEPLFKIALEDPPAADDLAKRAQGFLVGVHAKTYQLDQTAIELERFIAMAPEAKALEDAGELVREKFTSAADGTAPRVVRVAPSRYPKEARANNIKTDVFVLVRVGADGKPLPGDETKIVIPNRIWSEIRSLGFEREAKDVAMRSRYEAGLGADGKPAERWAMIKVPFEP
- the trpA gene encoding tryptophan synthase subunit alpha, whose amino-acid sequence is MSGAERIEAALRAATGSGRLGFVPFLVAGDPDLGRTARYAGALARAGADVLELGVPFSDPLADGPTIQRATERALASGTDLAAVLRALPAIRAAAAVPIVLFGYANPFLRYGVERFVADAAAAGADGVLVTDLPPEEAAPLREPCRARGLATVFLAAPTSTHARLASVCSAASGFVYLVSRAGVTGARTDLAEGVRALVGRVRAHTSLPIAVGFGVSRPEHVTALRGAADAFVVGSALVDRVGAGADEREIESLARSLVEAGRG
- the trpB gene encoding tryptophan synthase subunit beta; this encodes MSGGRFGPYGGRYVPETLMAPLEELERAYGEARSDAAFAAELDGLLRGFAGRPTPLYRADRLTQAWGGATVWLKREDLLHTGAHKINNALGQGLLARRMGKRRILAETGAGQHGVATATVGARLGLDTVVYMGEQDCRRQSLNVYRMRLLGAEVVPVLAGSRTLKDAINEAMRDWVTNVETSAYVLGSALGPHPYPTMVRDFQSVIGREARAQILVAEGRLPDALVACVGGGSNAIGLFHAFLDDASVAMHGVEAGGRGAGEGAHAARFDGGSPGVLQGTFTWILQDAAGNILPTHSVSAGLDYAAVGPEHAWLRESRRASYSRVSDDEALEAFSELARLEGILCALETAHAIAGARGVARAIGRGGAVVVNLSGRGDKDVPALAARETTP